A DNA window from Hallerella porci contains the following coding sequences:
- a CDS encoding GNAT family N-acetyltransferase, translating into MKAQKAKGIAMLQIRKMQKSDAENVLSMMRGFYASPAVFTNGSEEIFRNDIEECTSDSPWACGYIFEVDKNIAGYGMIAFGFSTEFGKRIVWIEDIFVQENFRGQGIASAFLHFVQKEFPQFLHRLEVEKENLPAMRAYKKANFHELPYLEMIRNSGTEI; encoded by the coding sequence TTGAAAGCTCAAAAAGCCAAAGGAATTGCGATGTTGCAAATTCGAAAAATGCAAAAAAGCGATGCTGAAAATGTTCTCTCGATGATGCGCGGATTTTACGCCTCGCCCGCTGTATTCACCAACGGTTCCGAAGAAATTTTCCGAAACGACATCGAAGAATGTACAAGTGATTCGCCGTGGGCTTGCGGATATATTTTTGAAGTCGATAAAAATATCGCGGGCTACGGAATGATCGCTTTTGGATTTTCCACAGAATTCGGAAAACGCATCGTTTGGATTGAAGATATTTTTGTGCAAGAAAATTTTCGCGGGCAAGGAATTGCTTCGGCATTTCTCCATTTTGTGCAAAAAGAATTTCCTCAATTTTTGCACCGCTTAGAAGTCGAAAAAGAAAATCTTCCCGCGATGCGCGCGTATAAAAAAGCTAATTTCCACGAGCTTCCTTATCTTGAAATGATTCGGAATTCTGGAACCGAAATTTGA
- a CDS encoding DEAD/DEAH box helicase, with amino-acid sequence MNEEQTEIQAAEEPAAKPVNPFLNPIHIVEPENKLPDYNFNDLPADLKATLEKHGWTDLMPVQRKTIPYMLAARDMLVQSKTGSGKTGAFVLPLLQVIVREHKFPQALILVPTRELAQQVENEIELLSEGTGIRSIAIFGGVGYDAQLRALREGVHIIVATPGRLLDHAQRGNVDFLSVRDLIMDEADEMLSMGFYPDMQRVRRYLPKDIACTMFSATIPQTVKSLAREFQRKSAGFLSLSYDKVIANNLEHRYYMCDVMDKDKLTIKILEWENPDSCMIFCNMKRDVCYLEQVLLNYGFRVGALSGDISQKQREETLAAFRNKHLNILICTDVAARGIDVTHVTHVIVYDHPDDHEVYVHRSGRTARAGRSGVAISLITPVEEIELQKTAVDFGIQFIKMPAISEEELANRIRQRTMAELDREKRVLGQMKKERLRRFLPLVDEMMKNSEDKELLAYLLDKFYWKEYDKKEEKREQEGKK; translated from the coding sequence ATGAACGAAGAACAAACAGAAATTCAAGCCGCAGAAGAACCGGCGGCAAAACCGGTCAATCCTTTTCTCAATCCGATTCATATTGTAGAACCTGAAAATAAACTTCCTGACTACAACTTTAATGATTTACCCGCGGATTTAAAAGCGACATTAGAAAAACACGGTTGGACAGATCTTATGCCTGTTCAACGGAAAACGATTCCGTATATGCTCGCTGCTCGCGATATGCTTGTGCAGTCGAAAACGGGCTCGGGAAAAACGGGCGCCTTTGTGCTTCCGCTTTTACAAGTCATTGTCCGCGAACATAAATTTCCGCAAGCGTTAATTTTGGTGCCGACTCGTGAACTGGCGCAGCAAGTAGAAAATGAAATTGAACTTCTTTCCGAAGGCACGGGAATTCGTTCGATTGCCATTTTCGGAGGTGTCGGTTACGATGCGCAGTTGCGCGCTCTTCGCGAAGGCGTGCATATTATCGTTGCGACTCCGGGACGGCTTTTGGATCACGCTCAGCGCGGAAATGTGGATTTTCTTTCGGTTCGCGATTTGATTATGGACGAAGCCGATGAAATGCTTTCGATGGGATTTTATCCGGATATGCAACGCGTGCGCCGTTACTTGCCAAAAGACATTGCGTGTACGATGTTCAGCGCTACAATTCCGCAGACGGTGAAGAGCCTTGCCCGCGAATTTCAACGCAAGAGTGCCGGCTTCCTTTCTTTGAGCTACGACAAAGTTATCGCGAATAATTTGGAACATCGCTATTATATGTGCGATGTGATGGACAAGGATAAACTTACCATCAAAATTCTCGAATGGGAAAATCCCGATAGTTGCATGATTTTCTGCAACATGAAACGCGACGTTTGCTATTTGGAACAAGTGCTTCTCAATTACGGTTTCCGCGTCGGCGCACTTTCGGGTGATATTTCGCAAAAGCAGCGCGAAGAAACTTTGGCGGCTTTTCGCAATAAACATTTGAATATTCTCATCTGCACCGATGTGGCTGCGCGCGGAATTGATGTGACTCATGTGACGCACGTGATAGTTTACGATCATCCCGATGACCACGAAGTTTATGTGCATCGCAGCGGGCGCACAGCTCGTGCGGGGCGCAGCGGTGTTGCGATTTCTCTCATCACTCCGGTCGAAGAAATTGAACTGCAAAAAACCGCAGTCGATTTCGGCATTCAATTCATCAAGATGCCGGCGATTAGCGAAGAAGAATTAGCCAATCGAATTCGTCAGCGGACGATGGCAGAATTGGATCGTGAAAAACGCGTTCTCGGTCAAATGAAAAAAGAACGCCTGCGCAGATTCCTCCCGCTCGTCGATGAGATGATGAAAAATTCTGAAGACAAAGAACTTCTCGCTTATCTTTTGGACAAATTCTATTGGAAAGAATACGACAAGAAAGAAGAAAAGCGTGAACAAGAAGGAAAGAAATAA
- the map gene encoding type I methionyl aminopeptidase, translated as MSRIKVKTKKEIELIRSAGALAAETLVRAGEMCKPGVNTLEIDEFIGDFTNKNGGISACLGYYDYPRYACISLNEVVCHGIPSEKTILKEGDIVNIDITTILAGYHGDCSAMFCVGNVSPEAKELVDVAKQCLEEGIRAAEMPKARFSDIGCAIQPIADEHGFSVVEDYCGHGIGRGFHEEPNVLHYANRGPSPFIEIGNVFTIEPMINAGKPGTKTLKDGWTAVTVDGKLSAQWEHTMALTKNGIDILTLPR; from the coding sequence ATGTCGAGAATTAAAGTCAAAACCAAAAAAGAAATTGAACTCATTCGTTCGGCGGGCGCTCTTGCTGCAGAAACTTTGGTGCGCGCTGGGGAAATGTGCAAACCGGGCGTGAACACTTTGGAAATCGATGAATTCATCGGAGACTTCACCAATAAAAATGGCGGCATCTCGGCGTGTCTCGGTTATTATGATTATCCGCGTTACGCTTGCATTAGCCTGAATGAAGTTGTGTGCCACGGCATTCCGAGCGAAAAAACAATTCTCAAAGAAGGCGACATTGTAAACATCGACATTACCACAATTCTCGCAGGTTATCACGGTGATTGTTCGGCGATGTTCTGCGTCGGAAATGTTAGCCCAGAAGCAAAAGAATTAGTCGATGTCGCAAAGCAATGTCTAGAAGAAGGAATTCGCGCTGCCGAAATGCCCAAGGCGAGATTTTCGGATATCGGCTGTGCCATTCAACCGATTGCAGACGAACACGGATTTAGTGTTGTCGAAGATTATTGCGGACACGGTATCGGCCGCGGTTTCCACGAAGAACCGAATGTTTTGCATTACGCCAATCGCGGACCTTCTCCGTTTATTGAAATCGGAAATGTGTTTACGATTGAACCGATGATCAACGCGGGAAAGCCCGGAACCAAAACTTTGAAAGATGGCTGGACCGCGGTAACGGTGGACGGAAAACTTTCTGCGCAATGGGAACACACGATGGCGCTCACGAAAAACGGCATCGACATTCTCACACTCCCGAGGTAA
- a CDS encoding U32 family peptidase — MVNYIPELLAPAGDLTRLEYALAYGADAVYAGQPAFSLRARENGFRNLDDLAKGIEITHAQGKKFYLTSNVIARNPKVAPFTKALLEAVELKPDALIVADPGVIAFMRKEAPQIPVHLSVQANTTNYLTAQFWQTIGVSRIILSRELKLSEVLEIQQKCPGLELEVFVHGNVCMAMSGRCMLSNWTTHRDANQGMCNNSCRMPYRLYANPEVQSDDYKNHEGEFFLERSNTENAELIGLDEDKWGTYFMSSRDLCALDAIPDLIAGHIESFKIEGRTRSVYYLSSVVHAYRKAIDAVLCGEGVPEISRELIADTDSRGRMPGFFKGPLPQNYESTQEPSKTGAVAAQVMRIDADGSILVHIKNRIDANTRLLWLDPETREEVSVLELKNAKNVPVEALHPGTDGIIRLRSDVTNHTKFAKFAFLVLKKG; from the coding sequence ATGGTAAATTACATTCCAGAACTTTTAGCTCCGGCGGGAGATTTGACCCGCTTAGAATATGCGCTCGCTTATGGCGCCGATGCAGTTTACGCAGGTCAGCCCGCGTTTTCATTACGCGCCCGCGAAAATGGTTTTCGAAATCTCGATGACTTGGCGAAAGGAATTGAAATTACACATGCGCAAGGAAAGAAATTTTATTTGACAAGTAATGTCATCGCACGAAATCCCAAAGTGGCGCCGTTTACAAAAGCTTTGCTCGAAGCTGTGGAATTAAAACCCGATGCGCTCATCGTCGCCGATCCGGGTGTGATTGCTTTTATGCGAAAAGAAGCGCCGCAAATTCCGGTGCATCTTTCGGTGCAAGCGAATACGACGAATTATTTGACTGCGCAATTTTGGCAAACGATTGGCGTGAGCCGCATTATTCTTTCGCGCGAACTAAAACTTTCCGAAGTTTTAGAAATTCAGCAAAAATGTCCGGGACTTGAACTCGAAGTTTTTGTGCACGGCAATGTGTGCATGGCGATGTCGGGGCGTTGCATGCTCAGCAACTGGACAACGCACCGCGATGCGAATCAAGGCATGTGCAATAATTCTTGTCGGATGCCGTATCGTTTATACGCAAATCCCGAAGTGCAATCCGATGATTACAAAAATCACGAAGGCGAATTTTTCTTAGAACGATCCAACACTGAAAACGCAGAACTCATCGGACTCGATGAAGATAAATGGGGAACGTATTTTATGAGCAGCCGCGACTTGTGCGCGTTGGATGCGATTCCCGATTTAATCGCGGGCCACATTGAAAGTTTCAAAATCGAAGGGCGCACTCGGAGCGTTTATTATCTGTCGTCGGTGGTGCACGCTTATCGCAAAGCGATTGATGCGGTTTTATGCGGCGAAGGCGTTCCCGAAATTTCACGCGAATTGATTGCGGATACCGATAGCCGCGGACGGATGCCGGGATTTTTCAAAGGTCCGCTTCCGCAGAATTATGAATCGACGCAAGAGCCTTCGAAAACGGGTGCAGTGGCTGCGCAAGTTATGCGCATTGACGCTGATGGTTCCATCTTGGTGCACATTAAAAATCGAATTGATGCAAACACGCGCCTTCTTTGGCTCGATCCCGAAACCCGCGAAGAAGTTTCGGTTTTAGAGCTCAAAAATGCCAAAAATGTTCCAGTCGAAGCGCTTCATCCGGGGACAGATGGCATAATTCGCCTGCGAAGCGATGTGACGAATCACACAAAATTCGCAAAATTTGCATTTTTAGTCTTGAAAAAAGGTTAA